The Branchiostoma lanceolatum isolate klBraLanc5 chromosome 10, klBraLanc5.hap2, whole genome shotgun sequence genome has a window encoding:
- the LOC136443342 gene encoding high affinity cationic amino acid transporter 1-like, whose amino-acid sequence MAKMWQAFCRTKTTTTRELKETELSRCLGVFDLTALGIGSTLGAGIYVLAGQVARLQAGPGVVLSFLIAALASLLSGLCYAEFAARVPKAGSAYVYGYLAVGEFWAFVIGWNMVLEDMIGAASVAKAWSQYFDSFFNDSIRLTVEREIGTLHKAPGLGTYPDIIAFILLLLMTGVIASGVKQTSITNIIFTVVNMLVILCIVVVGCFYVNGQNWAGEENFLPYGFSGVLSGAATCFYAFVGFDIIATSSEEARNPSKSIPTAILLTLVTCFLAYFGVSAILTLMEPYSQIATTAPLARAFDQHGLYSVGYIISVGAICGLTASTLGSLFPLPRIVYTMAKDGLLCEVFARVHPRTSVPVVATLVSGSLAAVLSLVLDLQQLVEIMSIGTLMAYTLVAASVLIMRYQPGRVGLTKDESAFFPTSSEKTGLLSTSTASNGTAGKPKAGLSKYFKPKDSTGFVLMETDGEQENPKEQQQQQGTTTLMDSEAPSGGYQPLDVTESVPDPRPEPTPHTGQLVSWSVHIIVILMILTSATLIFAEDYVLGRAWWALLIICVLISAILSLLVFIWRQPQSRMRLPFKVPVCMVVCPVSMFVNIYLMLKLKPATWIRFAIWLAIGMVVYLGYGTRHSMEARRAEEKGVSPLPGVISAPKHEPIPEDTDQKES is encoded by the exons ATGGCGAAAATGTGGCAGGCGTTCTGCCGCACCAAGACCACCACCACCCGGGAGCTGAAGGAGACCGAGCTGTCCCGCTGCCTCGGCGTGTTCGACCTGACGGCCCTCGGGATCGGCAGCACCCTCGGGGCCGGCATCTACGTGCTGGCGGGGCAG GTGGCCAGGTTGCAGGCGGGACCAGGCGTCGTGCTGTCATTCCTCATCGCTGCGCTGGCCTCACTGCTGTCAG GCCTGTGCTATGCAGAGTTTGCTGCCCGGGTGCCCAAGGCTGGCTCTGCGTACGTGTACGGCTACCTGGCCGTGGGGGAGTTCTGGGCCTTCGTGATTGGCTGGAACATGGTGCTGGAGGACATGATCGGCGCGGCCTCCGTCGCCAAGGCCTGGTCACAGTACTTCGACTCCTTCTTCAACGACTCCATCAG ACTGACCGTAGAACGTGAGATCGGGACTCTGCACAAGGCGCCTGGTCTGGGAACCTACCCGGACATCATAGCATTCATCCTGCTACTATTGATGACAG GTGTGATAGCCAGCGGAGTGAAGCAGACGTCCATCACTAACATCATCTTCACTGTGGTGAACATGCTGGTGATCCTGTGTATCGTGGTGGTGGGCTGTTTCTACGTCAACGGGCAGAACTGGGCTGGCGAGGAGAACTTCCTGCCGTACGGCTTCTCGGGG GTTCTTTCTGGCGCGGCGACTTGCTTCTACGCCTTTGTGGGCTTCGACATTATAGCGACCTCTAGCGAGGAGGCGCGGAACCCCAGTAAGAGCATCCCGACCGCCATCCTCCTGACCCTGGTGACGTGTTTCCTGGCGTACTTCGGCGTGTCCGCCATCCTGACACTGATGGAGCCGTACAGTCAGATCGCCACCACGGCCCCGCTCGCCCGGGCATTCGACCAGCACGGACTGTACTCCGTCGGATACATCATTTCCGTTG GCGCGATCTGCGGTCTGACGGCCTCCACCCTGGGCTCCCTGTTCCCCCTGCCCCGGATCGTCTACACCATGGCTAAGGACGGGCTGCTGTGTGAGGTGTTCGCCCGGGTCCACCCCCGCACCTCCGTCCCGGTGGTGGCCACGCTCGTGTCAGGGTCCCTGGCGgcggtcctgtccttggtgctggatcTGCAGCAGTTGGTGGAGATCATGTCCATTGGCACGTTGATGGCCTACACACTTGTGGCAGC GTCTGTCCTGATCATGCGGTACCAGCCGGGCAGAGTCGGTCTCACCAAAGACGAGTCAGCCTTCTTCCCGACATCATCCGAGAAGACAGGGTTACTCTCCACCAGCACTGCGAGTAACGGCACGGCCGGGAAACCAAAGGCCGGGCTGTCCAAGTACTTCAAACCCAAGGACTCTACGGGCTTCGTACTGATGGAGACAGACGGAGAACAAGAGAACCCTAAggagcagcaacaacaacaag GTACCACAACTCTAATGGACTCAGAGGCGCCCTCTGGCGGCTACCAGCCCCTGGACGTGACGGAGTCCGTGCCCGACCCCCGGCCCGAGCCGACCCCGCACACGGGCCAGCTGGTTTCCTGGTCCGTCCACATCATTGTCATCCTCATGATCCTCACCAGTGCCACGCTCATCTTCGCAGAGGACTATGTACTCGGTAGAGCTTG GTGGGCCCTGCTGATCATCTGTGTGCTGATCTCCGCCATCTTGAGCCTGCTCGTGTTCATCTGGCGCCAGCCGCAGAGCCGCATGCGGCTGCCCTTCAAGGTGCCGGTCTGCATGGTGGTCTGCCCCGTCTCCATGTTCGTCAACATCTACCTGATGCTGAAACTCAAGCCCGCCACGTGGATCCGATTCGCCATATGGTTGGCTATAG GTATGGTTGTGTACCTGGGGTATGGCACACGTCACAGCATGGAAGCACGCCGAGCTGAGGAGAAGGGCGTGTCGCCTCTTCCTGGCGTCATTTCCGCACCCAAACACGAGCCCATACCCGAAGATACGGACCAGAAAGAGTCATGA